ACAAGCTGCTCGGCACCGAGATCGAGGAGCTCTCATTCGAGAGCGCGAGGATCCGGTTCGGTTTTCGAGACGAGCTCGTCGGGAATTACATCCGTGGAAGCCTTCATGGTGGGGTCGTCTCGGCGACTCTTGATCTGACGGGCGGTCTGGTCGCCTTCATGGGAGCCCTGCGCGACGCCGATGGGCGAACTCCCGAAGAGAAAATGGCGTCTCTCGCCAACGTCGGGACGATCGACCTTCGGGTGGACTATCTCCGCCCGGGGCTCGGTGCGCACTTCCTGTGCTCGGGTCGCGTCCTTCGTACCGGCAACAAGGTGGCGGTCATTCGTATGGAGCTCGTGAACGACAAGGAAAGCCTGATCGCCGTGGGGACGGGCGCCTATCTCGTGGGGTAACCGGGCCGAAACTTGACAGAACGCTTCCGGCGCACTAACTTGTAGAACATCTAGGGGAGAGAATCCTGGAGGTGCGCTCATGGAGACCTTGCTGGTCGACCTACGTTCCGCCCTGAGAGGACTCGGAAAGAGCCCCGGATTCGCCGTGGCCACGGTCGTGACCCTCGCGCTCGGCATCGGCGCGAATACGGCGATCTTCAGCCTGGTGAACGGCGTGCTCCTCGAGCCTCTCCCCTACCAAGAGGGCGAACGCCTCGTGCTGCTCCAGCAGAGCGCGCCCAAGGCCGACGTGGACAACCTCGCATTCTCCATACGAGAGGTCTACGACTACCGCGACCAGAACCAGACTCTGGAGGCTCTCGTCGAGCACCACTCGATGACGTTCACGCTTCTCGGGCGCGAAGAGCCCGAGCGGGTCTCGACCGGCGTCGTCTCGGCGGAGTTTTTCGACGTGCTCGGTGTGACACCTGCTCTCGGGCGTTCGTTCCGGCCCGAGGACGACGACCTCGGTGCCGAGGCCGTTCTCATCCTGAGCAACGGCTACTGGCAGCGGAGCTTCGGAGCCGACGAGTCAGTCGTCGGAACGGCGCTCGAGATGAACGATCGCACCCATACGGTCGTTGGCGTTCTCCCTCCCATCCCCCAGTTCCCCGTCGAGCACGATGTCTACATGCCCACGTCAGCCTGCCCGTTCCGGGCGGCGAACGAAGAACGGATGAACGAGAATCGAAGCGCGTTTCGCGCGATGACCGCCTTCGGCCGTATCCGTGACGGGATCACGGTGGACGCGGTTCGAGCCGACTTCGCCACGATCGCCGCCGGCTTCGAGAGCGACTATCCCGACACCTATCCCGAAGAGGCCGGCCTCGCCATCACCGCCACCCCGCTCCAGGAAGCGCTGACGAGCGGTGCCCGGACGACCCTCTTCATCTTGCTCGGGACCTCGGCGCTGGTGCTCTTCATCGCCTGCGCCAACGTCGCCAATCTGGCGATGGCGCGTATCATGAGACGCGATCGGGAAATGGCGGTTCGGTCATCGCTCGGCGCCGGCCTGGGAAAGCTCGTTCAACAAAATCTCGTCGAGACCGGGATCCTGTCTCTTGTCGGTGGAACGCTCGGCCTCGTCCTCGCCTATCAAGGTCTCGGCCTCCTCACCGCATTCATGGGCCGTTTCACGCCTCGCGCGGTGGGGATCGCGATCGACGGAGGCGTCCTCGTTTTCACCTTGGCGGTCTCGCTGATGACGGCTGTCGTCGTGGGCCTTCTGCCCGTTCTCGCCTCGAAACCGAGCCTCGCGGCCGCCCTGCGCGACGGCGTGCATACCACCGAGCAGAAAGCGCGCATCCATCTGCGCGGGCTTCTCATTGCTGGACAAGTGGCTCTCGCGGTCGTCCTTCTCGTCGGCGCCGGCCTCATGCTCCGGAGCCTGTACCGGCTACAGCAGGTGCAGCCCGGATTTCGAACCGAGAACGTCCTCCTGGCGCGCATGTCACCCAACTGGTCGCGGTTTCAGAATCAAGAGGATGCGCGGCGTTTCTTCGTCTCGCTACTCGATCGAGTGCGCGCCATCCCGGGAGTGATGTCGGCCGGGGTCGGAAGCGGCCGG
This is a stretch of genomic DNA from Vicinamibacteria bacterium. It encodes these proteins:
- a CDS encoding thioesterase family protein translates to MSDEVTELFDAVRALFVEKIPFNKLLGTEIEELSFESARIRFGFRDELVGNYIRGSLHGGVVSATLDLTGGLVAFMGALRDADGRTPEEKMASLANVGTIDLRVDYLRPGLGAHFLCSGRVLRTGNKVAVIRMELVNDKESLIAVGTGAYLVG
- a CDS encoding ABC transporter permease translates to METLLVDLRSALRGLGKSPGFAVATVVTLALGIGANTAIFSLVNGVLLEPLPYQEGERLVLLQQSAPKADVDNLAFSIREVYDYRDQNQTLEALVEHHSMTFTLLGREEPERVSTGVVSAEFFDVLGVTPALGRSFRPEDDDLGAEAVLILSNGYWQRSFGADESVVGTALEMNDRTHTVVGVLPPIPQFPVEHDVYMPTSACPFRAANEERMNENRSAFRAMTAFGRIRDGITVDAVRADFATIAAGFESDYPDTYPEEAGLAITATPLQEALTSGARTTLFILLGTSALVLFIACANVANLAMARIMRRDREMAVRSSLGAGLGKLVQQNLVETGILSLVGGTLGLVLAYQGLGLLTAFMGRFTPRAVGIAIDGGVLVFTLAVSLMTAVVVGLLPVLASKPSLAAALRDGVHTTEQKARIHLRGLLIAGQVALAVVLLVGAGLMLRSLYRLQQVQPGFRTENVLLARMSPNWSRFQNQEDARRFFVSLLDRVRAIPGVMSAGVGSGRPLDGQPPFTSSFRIENIEIREGELAPQVATRVASPDYFRTLDIPLLNGRTFTELDHQDATPVGVINRSLSEQFWAGRNPIGERVSLDDGENWITVVGIVGDVREQTLETEPVGAIYLPQAQSFWAQTLVVRTPYDPMTVARQIKEAVLAVDPEQPVDRFETLEQSRRASMASPRVTALLLGLFAALALVISATGIAGVISYSVSQRTHEIGIRMALGAQRSQVLTLVLRQGLLIVALGLAVGIAGALAASRMLTDVLFETSPADPLTFAAVLVVLLGAALVASLLPARRAATLHPTIALRSE